A DNA window from Mytilus edulis chromosome 14, xbMytEdul2.2, whole genome shotgun sequence contains the following coding sequences:
- the LOC139502482 gene encoding innexin unc-9-like → MSVVWIFGSWASWSKLRGNDDDDWVDRINHLYTVVLLCVFAVFTGGGQYVGDPIQCWCPAQFTGAYVSYTKSYCWIKNTYYIPMNNAIPTDHMDRESEELAYYQWIPIILVFMAFMFKFPCLVWRMLNGYSGLNVEKIVNMAVSTQTSDPKKRDESVKHISIYIDRWLETHRPYSHNFMVRVQHKMARFCCVFCNKREGTFLTGLYMFVKILYCVNIICQFFILNAFMGHDFFSAYGFEVINGLANDWEIKESYRFPRVTLCDFDIRQLANVQRWTVQCVLPINLFNEKIFIFLWFWFVCIAVVTTGNFLFWVWRVVVKQNRVAYVKKFLKVNDQLHGEDEKKLCRKFANDYLRDDGLFVLRIVARNTNSILLTDLVMCLWGIYKDKPEIRKENDYNDTNP, encoded by the exons ATGAG tgttGTTTGGATTTTTGGGAGTTGGGCTAGTTGGAGCAAACTCCGAGGCAACGACGATGATGATTGGGTGGATAGAATAAATCATTTATACACGGTGGTATTGCTTTGTGTCTTTGCTGTGTTTACAGGCGGCGGACAATATGTCGGTGACCCGATCCAATGTTGGTGTCCAGCACAATTCACGGGGGCGTATGTCTCGTATACGAAATCCTACTGTTGGATTAAAAACACGTACTATATTCCCATGAATAACGCCATCCCTACAGATCACATGGACCGTGAATCAGAAGAACTCGCCTATTACCAGTGGATACCTATCATCTTGGTCTTTATGGCATTCATGTTTAAATTTCCTTGCCTCGTTTGGAGAATGTTAAATGGATATTCTGGATTAAACGTTGAAAAAATCGTAAACATGGCCGTATCAACACAAACAAGTGATCCCAAGAAACGCGACGAATCCGTCAAGCACATCAGTATCTACATTGACCGTTGGTTGGAAACACACAGACCGTATTCGCATAATTTCATGGTCCGTGTTCAGCACAAAATGGCGCGATTTTGCTGCGTTTTCTGCAACAAGCGTGAAGGCACATTTTTAACCGGACTGTACATGTTTGTAAAGATCTTGTACTGCGTCAACATCATATGCCAGTTCTTCATCTTGAATGCCTTTATGGGTCACGATTTCTTTTCAGCTTACGGATTTGAAGTTATTAATGGTTTAGCAAATGATTGGGAAATCAAAGAATCATACAGATTCCCGCGTGTCACGCTTTGTGATTTCGATATTCGACAACTTGCAAATGTTCAACGATGGACAGTTCAGTGTGTATTGCCTATAAATCTATTCAACGagaaaattttcatatttttatggtTCTGGTTTGTTTGCATAGCCGTAGTTACCACTGGAAATTTCCTGTTCTGGGTTTGGCGAGTGGTTGTAAAACAAAACCGTGTCGCTTACGTCAAAAAGTTTTTGAAAGTCAATGACCAGCTTCATGGAGAAGACGAGAAAAAGTTATGCAGAAAGTTTGCCAACGATTATCTTAGAGATGATGGACTATTTGTGTTACGTATTGTAGCACGAAATACGAACTCTATACTACTGACAGATCTAGTCATGTGCCTATGGGGCATTTACAAAGACAAACCggaaataagaaaagaaaatgattaCAATGACACAAACCCATAG